A stretch of the Streptomyces sp. 1331.2 genome encodes the following:
- a CDS encoding nucleoside-diphosphate kinase, whose amino-acid sequence MIPQPDQHNPLRGVDWARWSVVLLKPDCVRRGVSDQVLARLEPAATIVHRQQVLVEDWQIFVHYWDLLVTRDRFEVDVPGCLRTTYVRQPVEVALAYGEPGTPERLRSLLGHFDPHQAEPGTIRADLGTDSLTAARAQRRLVENLIHTSDDRRAARRDFGTWFGAGHHQFLEIKEDHR is encoded by the coding sequence GTGATCCCGCAGCCCGATCAGCACAACCCGCTGCGGGGGGTGGACTGGGCCCGCTGGAGCGTGGTGCTGCTCAAGCCGGACTGCGTGCGCCGGGGCGTGAGTGACCAGGTGCTGGCCCGGCTGGAGCCCGCCGCGACGATCGTCCACCGGCAGCAGGTCCTCGTGGAGGACTGGCAGATCTTCGTCCACTACTGGGACCTGCTGGTCACGCGGGACCGCTTCGAGGTCGACGTTCCCGGCTGCCTGCGCACCACCTACGTGCGACAGCCGGTGGAAGTGGCGCTCGCCTACGGCGAACCCGGCACCCCCGAGCGGCTGCGCAGCCTGCTCGGGCACTTCGACCCCCACCAGGCCGAGCCGGGCACCATCCGCGCCGACCTGGGCACCGACAGCCTCACGGCCGCCCGGGCGCAGCGCCGCCTCGTGGAGAACCTGATCCACACCTCCGACGACCGGCGCGCCGCGCGCCGGGACTTCGGGACGTGGTTCGGCGCCGGCCACCACCAGTTCTTGGAGATCAAGGAGGATCACCGATGA
- a CDS encoding radical SAM protein has product MTTAARRARRPLPLLNVEQIASLKPELAEVIEYRKSGLSLNHIVGCPLDCGYCVRHLFDNFELKTPRRLMSDEAAVELLTGHRYFRPHRTPIQIFNRATDPMLPVVKPHTFRTLRLLDEQGLTNHVLIITRWRVDPEDCEVLNGFENIRLTVLVTHSGIDHPGIEPVDSAIAAASLQTLHQHAERYRTVLYWRPIVPGLNDSDEHIQRALELSRHADATVFTGLFFRKEIAAYYADHGLPMPYEDVARRKIMPEESEQRILDAFRRPDDGAEPYGPLFRKTSCGVAYAHKVADYNGHYGIRELCDICPAAQLGLCRDAWKAPSLEEATAAARALGATGDVEITERAIIVEGLNEPPRYYLQHGFGYQVHDRDKPHRYRRHGRAEIGWADNK; this is encoded by the coding sequence ATGACGACCGCCGCCAGGAGGGCCCGGCGCCCGCTGCCCCTGCTGAACGTCGAGCAGATCGCTTCGCTCAAGCCGGAGCTCGCCGAGGTCATCGAGTACCGCAAGAGCGGATTGTCGCTCAACCACATCGTGGGCTGCCCGCTGGACTGCGGGTACTGCGTGCGTCACCTGTTCGACAACTTCGAGCTCAAGACCCCTCGGCGGCTGATGAGCGACGAGGCCGCGGTGGAGTTGCTGACCGGGCACCGGTACTTCCGGCCCCACCGCACGCCGATCCAGATCTTCAACCGGGCGACAGACCCCATGCTCCCGGTCGTCAAGCCGCACACGTTCCGGACGCTGCGGCTGCTGGACGAGCAGGGCCTGACCAACCACGTTCTGATCATCACCAGGTGGCGCGTCGACCCCGAGGACTGCGAGGTCCTGAACGGATTCGAGAACATCCGGCTGACGGTGCTGGTCACGCACTCCGGTATCGACCACCCGGGCATCGAACCGGTGGACTCGGCCATCGCCGCCGCCAGCCTCCAGACGCTCCACCAGCACGCCGAGCGCTACCGCACGGTGCTGTACTGGCGGCCGATCGTGCCGGGTCTCAACGACTCCGACGAGCACATCCAGCGGGCCTTGGAGCTGTCGAGGCACGCCGACGCGACGGTGTTCACCGGGCTGTTCTTCCGCAAGGAGATCGCCGCGTACTACGCGGACCACGGCCTGCCGATGCCGTACGAGGACGTCGCCCGCCGCAAGATCATGCCGGAGGAGTCCGAGCAGCGCATCCTCGACGCCTTCCGCCGGCCCGACGACGGGGCCGAGCCGTACGGGCCGCTGTTCCGGAAGACCAGCTGCGGCGTCGCGTACGCCCACAAGGTGGCCGACTACAACGGGCACTACGGCATCCGGGAGTTGTGCGACATCTGCCCGGCGGCGCAGCTGGGCCTGTGCCGCGATGCCTGGAAGGCCCCCAGTCTGGAAGAGGCCACCGCGGCCGCCCGTGCTCTCGGGGCGACCGGCGACGTTGAGATCACCGAACGCGCCATCATCGTCGAGGGCTTGAACGAGCCGCCGCGCTACTACCTCCAGCACGGCTTCGGCTACCAGGTCCACGACCGTGACAAGCCGCACCGCTACCGCCGCCACGGCCGGGCCGAA
- a CDS encoding thymidylate synthase, whose translation MIAPVVFPSFQHAYVAVLRYVTETYEFVNSARGNDSQEIIGASFRLADPRQRALYLTSRPVNPVYHYAEALWYLGGMRNLDLIGHYANRRRADSRDGVTIEGSSYGARIFAPRPDGAPSAFDQALELLRAEKDSKRAYMPIFEARDLDEIGHPDLPCLVGLHLLAREGYLHMVTYMRANDANRGMVCDVYSFTLIQEFAAALLGLRLGSYTHHVGSMHVGLRDLERAGRVLDETAASYATVPCFAPPVMPADSTWKHIRTVLEHEELLRANRVQYTPRDVAGLDLPRYWQRVLLLFEAHRQVVNCPEVPVDQRVLDALEPGARWQFERRWPARVAAGENT comes from the coding sequence GTGATCGCACCCGTCGTCTTCCCCTCGTTCCAGCACGCCTACGTCGCCGTCCTGCGGTACGTCACCGAGACCTACGAGTTCGTCAACTCGGCTCGGGGTAACGACAGCCAGGAGATCATCGGTGCGAGCTTCCGGCTCGCCGATCCCCGCCAGCGGGCCCTGTACCTGACGAGCCGACCGGTCAACCCGGTGTACCACTACGCGGAAGCGCTCTGGTACCTGGGCGGCATGCGGAACCTCGACCTGATCGGGCACTACGCGAACCGCCGCCGGGCCGACTCGCGCGACGGCGTCACCATCGAAGGTTCGTCCTACGGGGCCAGGATCTTCGCTCCCCGTCCAGACGGCGCGCCTTCCGCCTTCGACCAGGCGCTGGAATTGCTGCGGGCCGAGAAGGACAGCAAGCGCGCGTACATGCCGATCTTCGAGGCCCGCGACCTGGACGAGATCGGCCACCCCGACCTGCCCTGCCTGGTCGGCCTCCACCTGCTGGCCCGTGAGGGCTACCTGCACATGGTCACCTACATGCGCGCCAACGACGCCAATCGCGGCATGGTCTGCGACGTCTACTCCTTCACCCTGATCCAGGAGTTCGCCGCCGCGCTCCTCGGACTGCGCCTGGGCTCCTACACCCACCACGTGGGCTCGATGCACGTCGGGCTCCGGGACCTGGAGCGCGCGGGCAGGGTGCTGGACGAGACGGCGGCGAGCTACGCCACGGTGCCCTGCTTCGCGCCGCCGGTGATGCCCGCCGACTCCACGTGGAAGCACATCCGGACCGTCCTGGAGCACGAGGAGCTGCTGCGCGCCAACCGGGTCCAGTACACCCCCAGGGACGTCGCCGGACTGGACCTGCCGCGGTACTGGCAGCGCGTCCTGCTGCTCTTCGAGGCGCACCGGCAGGTGGTCAACTGCCCGGAAGTCCCGGTCGACCAGCGCGTGCTCGACGCGCTGGAGCCAGGCGCGCGCTGGCAGTTCGAGCGCCGCTGGCCGGCCCGCGTCGCAGCCGGGGAGAACACGTGA
- a CDS encoding helix-turn-helix domain-containing protein, protein MTDSITFGRFISLRRTEKGWTQLRLATELNRSEAWMSQVERDLQQVQDVPLLRLLADALDVGVDTLMTLPQPAAKKANRSPRRRVSSATLTTTSGAEEDDVRRRPFLTLAAAALFAPVAGQQAAQAEPAPPLSGLEDLLLYGAGRIPAPRREPTRASVAESVVVSRREFKAAKYDVLAQALPGRIAAADVVGTAEERARTVAQLYNIAVRLCIKIGDNNLVAVTADRALTAARLGGDPLITAEAQRMVSSAWRRQGSLARATDIVVVAADDLLADTSVPEASRLATRGDLYATAAYTAAKAGDRAYAHSLITEAADSAAAAGRSSGLVDGIQGVGLHEVSVHFELGDAGRAIETARTIDPAALPTAERQARFFTDVARAFDQWGKPEQCYRALLAAEEAAPQELRRGAVRDLAAGLLRHDRRLPGVRDFAARAGVQIV, encoded by the coding sequence GTGACCGACAGCATCACGTTCGGCAGGTTCATCTCGCTGCGCCGCACGGAGAAGGGCTGGACGCAGCTGCGGCTGGCGACCGAGCTCAACCGCAGCGAGGCGTGGATGTCGCAGGTCGAGCGGGACCTCCAGCAAGTCCAGGACGTGCCGCTGCTGCGACTGCTGGCCGACGCCCTGGACGTCGGGGTCGACACGCTGATGACCCTGCCGCAGCCCGCCGCGAAGAAGGCGAACAGATCACCGCGACGGCGCGTCAGCTCGGCTACGCTGACGACGACTTCCGGTGCCGAGGAGGACGATGTGCGACGCCGCCCGTTCCTGACCCTGGCGGCTGCCGCCCTCTTCGCTCCGGTGGCCGGACAGCAGGCTGCGCAGGCCGAGCCGGCGCCGCCGCTCTCCGGCCTGGAAGACCTGCTCCTCTACGGGGCAGGACGGATCCCCGCTCCCCGGCGGGAGCCGACTCGGGCGTCCGTCGCCGAGTCCGTCGTGGTCTCCCGTCGGGAGTTCAAGGCGGCCAAGTACGACGTCCTCGCCCAGGCGCTGCCCGGCCGGATCGCTGCGGCCGATGTCGTCGGCACCGCGGAGGAGCGCGCCCGCACCGTCGCCCAGCTCTACAACATCGCGGTGCGCCTGTGCATCAAGATCGGCGACAACAACCTCGTGGCCGTCACCGCCGACCGCGCACTGACCGCCGCCCGCCTGGGTGGCGACCCGCTGATCACGGCCGAGGCGCAGCGCATGGTGTCCAGCGCCTGGCGCCGCCAGGGCAGCCTGGCCAGGGCAACGGACATCGTCGTCGTCGCGGCCGACGACCTGCTCGCCGACACCTCTGTCCCCGAAGCGTCCCGCCTGGCCACGCGCGGAGACCTCTACGCCACCGCCGCCTACACCGCGGCGAAGGCGGGCGACAGGGCGTACGCCCACTCCCTCATCACGGAGGCCGCTGACAGTGCTGCCGCTGCGGGCCGGTCCTCCGGCCTGGTGGACGGCATCCAGGGCGTCGGCCTTCACGAGGTCAGTGTGCACTTCGAGCTCGGGGATGCCGGCCGGGCGATCGAGACGGCCCGCACGATCGACCCGGCCGCGCTGCCGACCGCCGAGCGGCAGGCCAGATTCTTCACCGACGTGGCCCGTGCCTTCGACCAGTGGGGCAAGCCGGAGCAGTGCTACCGCGCCCTGCTGGCTGCCGAGGAAGCGGCCCCGCAAGAGCTGCGCAGGGGCGCGGTTCGTGACCTCGCAGCCGGCCTGCTGCGGCACGACCGGCGGCTGCCGGGTGTGCGCGACTTCGCCGCCCGCGCGGGCGTACAGATCGTTTAA